A genomic region of Brevibacillus sp. JNUCC-41 contains the following coding sequences:
- a CDS encoding 2-keto-4-pentenoate hydratase encodes MNVSLTEWSARFLKAEKTGIGISAPTSEIPDLDVEDAYQIQLETIRRKTQLGLEVSGKKIGLTSKAMQEVLGVNEPDYGHLLDAMNMENNGCISGLRLIQPKVEAEVAFILKKDLHGPNITVNDVIDATDYVVASIEVVDSRVMDWKIKLPDTVADNASSGLYILGDRKIHLSEIDLPSIQMSLYKNGEFMNQGTGEAVLGNPATCVAWLANKLHGFKGSLKAGEVILSGALSAAIEAKPGDCFSADFGEKLGKVSINFE; translated from the coding sequence ATGAACGTTAGTTTAACAGAATGGTCTGCCAGGTTTTTGAAAGCGGAAAAAACAGGAATAGGGATTTCGGCCCCCACCAGTGAAATTCCCGATTTGGATGTGGAGGATGCCTACCAAATTCAACTTGAAACCATTCGAAGGAAGACCCAGCTCGGTCTGGAAGTATCAGGTAAGAAAATAGGCTTGACTTCTAAGGCTATGCAGGAGGTTCTGGGAGTGAATGAACCAGATTACGGACATTTACTTGATGCAATGAATATGGAAAATAATGGCTGTATTTCGGGTCTGCGGTTGATCCAACCGAAAGTGGAGGCAGAGGTAGCTTTTATTTTAAAGAAAGATCTACATGGTCCCAATATTACGGTTAATGATGTAATCGATGCCACTGATTATGTGGTTGCTTCGATTGAAGTGGTTGATAGCCGGGTGATGGACTGGAAGATTAAACTTCCGGACACTGTGGCGGATAATGCATCATCGGGCCTATATATTCTGGGAGATCGCAAAATTCACTTGAGTGAAATCGACCTTCCTTCCATTCAAATGAGCCTTTATAAAAATGGCGAATTCATGAACCAGGGAACAGGTGAAGCGGTACTTGGAAATCCAGCAACGTGCGTAGCGTGGCTGGCAAATAAACTGCATGGGTTTAAAGGTTCATTGAAAGCGGGCGAAGTAATTTTGTCCGGTGCGTTATCCGCAGCAATCGAAGCGAAACCAGGTGACTGTTTTTCTGCTGACTTTGGAGAAAAACTTGGAAAGGTCTCGATTAATTTTGAGTGA
- a CDS encoding 2-keto-4-pentenoate hydratase, whose protein sequence is MKLVQLAKRVAESQKNGREMDKLTISNPDLTVNQAYEIQKLSINETITGDNRFIGWKMGLTSKAKQQQVGVEEAIYGRLTSAMELTKPVLKAGELIHPRVEPEFAFLFKDELKGANITAKDVWPAVECVFLALEVIDSRYKNFSFTLTDVVADNASSAKILLSNQAYSPYHTDWAQAEVTLYQNGEMQKRGLGEAVLDHPIHSIVELVKMISREGLSIQAGMIVLVGGITDAVSIQANDEIIADYGELGKLTLHVIS, encoded by the coding sequence ATGAAACTAGTTCAACTAGCAAAACGGGTAGCCGAATCGCAAAAAAACGGACGTGAAATGGATAAGCTTACAATATCCAATCCTGATCTAACAGTAAATCAAGCATATGAAATTCAGAAGTTGAGCATAAATGAGACGATCACTGGTGATAACAGATTCATCGGGTGGAAGATGGGCTTGACGAGCAAAGCCAAACAACAGCAAGTAGGGGTAGAGGAAGCAATCTATGGCAGGTTGACATCTGCAATGGAACTAACTAAACCAGTATTAAAAGCTGGGGAACTCATTCATCCGAGAGTGGAACCTGAATTTGCTTTTTTGTTCAAGGATGAATTGAAAGGTGCAAATATAACGGCGAAAGATGTCTGGCCGGCTGTAGAATGTGTATTTCTTGCGCTAGAAGTTATTGACAGCCGTTATAAAAATTTTTCTTTTACACTGACCGATGTAGTAGCGGATAACGCATCCTCAGCCAAAATCCTGCTTAGCAATCAAGCATATTCTCCGTACCACACGGACTGGGCTCAAGCAGAAGTTACGCTTTATCAAAATGGTGAAATGCAAAAGAGGGGTCTTGGAGAAGCTGTACTCGATCATCCGATTCACTCGATTGTGGAACTTGTAAAAATGATTAGCCGTGAAGGACTTTCCATTCAAGCTGGAATGATTGTATTGGTAGGCGGAATTACAGATGCCGTTTCCATACAGGCAAACGATGAAATTATAGCAGATTACGGTGAACTAGGGAAACTGACCTTACATGTTATATCGTGA
- a CDS encoding RidA family protein → MGKQVKAPEQVLEELGIMLEPPREAVGNYVSHVRVGNLIFTSGQGVDEYHGKLGKELTEEEGYQAARQSMINLLRVLKDELGELSRVKKVIKILGMINSAENFTGQPKVLNGASDLLVAVFGERGRHARSAVGMAQLPNNTAIEIEMIVEIQD, encoded by the coding sequence ATGGGAAAACAGGTAAAAGCACCAGAACAAGTCCTTGAAGAACTTGGAATCATGCTTGAGCCGCCAAGGGAAGCGGTCGGCAACTACGTTAGCCACGTCCGGGTGGGAAATTTGATTTTCACATCCGGACAAGGTGTTGATGAATATCACGGTAAGCTTGGCAAAGAGCTGACGGAAGAGGAAGGGTATCAGGCAGCGAGGCAGTCAATGATTAATCTTCTGAGGGTACTGAAGGATGAGCTTGGAGAACTATCCAGAGTGAAGAAGGTAATCAAAATTCTCGGAATGATTAATTCAGCTGAGAATTTCACAGGACAGCCCAAAGTATTGAATGGTGCATCAGACCTGCTTGTGGCCGTATTTGGAGAGAGGGGTAGACATGCTCGTTCAGCAGTGGGAATGGCACAACTACCAAATAACACTGCAATTGAAATTGAAATGATTGTGGAAATACAAGATTGA
- a CDS encoding MFS transporter, with translation MREVNASEVVGNSRFGRFHLMVFMWCLFAITFDGFDIAMYGVGLPLMMEEWNLTPVEAGGIASYSLFGMMVGALIFAPLADKLGRKKVLAICICLFSVFTLLSSFSTNPAFFSVIRFIAALGMGGLMPNVISLMAEYSPKKNKVLIVTTMYCGYSIGSILASLIGMYVMEQMSWRVLYWIGALPLLALPFFMKQFPESLSYYVIRKQGAKLAGILNRIDPEGDYKESDDYEFAKVQERAKGFPVKKLFEKKRTLSTFAFWVAAFNCLLMVYGLNTWLPKIMQQSGYGLSSSLSFNLISGIGQIGGSIIGGYLVGKIGHRRVLVSLCVIGTVCFVILGLTSNVVALYILIAFGGACTVGTMNLANTYISEYYPREIRTTGIGWALAFGRIGAIVAPTLIGLLLAANYSPQNAFMAFTVPSIMAALALLVVKERFGSYDKPQIEGNIKLKATSNV, from the coding sequence TTGCGTGAAGTTAATGCTTCGGAAGTGGTAGGTAATAGTAGATTTGGCCGTTTTCACTTAATGGTCTTTATGTGGTGTTTGTTCGCAATTACCTTCGATGGATTTGATATAGCCATGTACGGAGTAGGTTTACCTTTGATGATGGAGGAATGGAACTTGACGCCCGTCGAAGCTGGCGGAATAGCAAGTTATTCTTTGTTCGGAATGATGGTGGGGGCCCTCATTTTTGCACCCCTGGCGGATAAACTAGGGAGGAAGAAAGTGCTTGCCATTTGCATATGTTTATTCAGTGTTTTTACATTACTTTCAAGTTTTTCCACGAATCCTGCCTTTTTCTCGGTTATACGATTCATAGCAGCCTTGGGAATGGGAGGATTAATGCCAAATGTCATCTCCTTAATGGCGGAATACTCACCCAAAAAGAATAAGGTGCTCATTGTAACCACTATGTACTGTGGTTATTCTATCGGAAGCATACTTGCTTCTTTAATTGGAATGTATGTGATGGAACAAATGAGTTGGAGGGTTTTATATTGGATAGGGGCTCTTCCCTTACTGGCACTGCCATTCTTCATGAAGCAATTTCCTGAATCGCTTTCCTATTATGTTATTCGAAAACAAGGAGCAAAGCTTGCTGGAATTCTGAATCGCATTGACCCTGAAGGCGACTATAAAGAGTCGGACGATTATGAGTTTGCCAAAGTCCAAGAAAGGGCAAAGGGCTTTCCAGTCAAGAAGCTCTTTGAAAAAAAGCGTACTCTTAGCACTTTTGCTTTTTGGGTAGCTGCCTTTAATTGTTTACTTATGGTATACGGACTCAATACATGGTTACCCAAAATCATGCAGCAGTCCGGATACGGCCTTTCCTCCAGTTTATCTTTCAATCTTATATCGGGAATAGGACAAATTGGCGGATCGATAATTGGAGGGTACTTGGTTGGGAAAATAGGCCATAGAAGAGTACTTGTATCACTCTGTGTAATAGGTACCGTCTGTTTTGTCATATTAGGATTGACCTCAAATGTAGTAGCATTATATATTCTGATCGCCTTTGGAGGCGCCTGTACAGTTGGCACGATGAATTTGGCCAATACGTATATATCCGAATATTATCCGCGTGAGATAAGGACCACCGGGATAGGTTGGGCATTGGCTTTTGGTAGAATTGGAGCGATTGTTGCCCCTACATTAATTGGATTATTGCTTGCTGCAAACTATTCGCCACAAAATGCATTTATGGCCTTCACAGTCCCGAGCATAATGGCTGCCCTGGCGTTACTCGTTGTGAAAGAGAGGTTTGGCAGCTATGATAAACCGCAGATCGAGGGAAATATAAAACTAAAAGCAACATCGAATGTATAA
- a CDS encoding sigma-54 interaction domain-containing protein gives MENVKNAIRNWGSIEVDENGRIIGATADFYEYFMMMPTDLIGKSITRVIHTSSNFSLKGLAHKHVFSGVISGHSCFIRVFRREADTIYTIIIRQDELEYSDLMYFANTLEKNKAKKNSVVQSRYSFEEIVGKSKEIERVKELAARIATSSSTVLLTGETGTGKELFAQAIHSLSTRKAQPFVPVNCAAIPDELFESEIFGYEAGAFSGAKKEGKPGKIELAQNGTLFLDEISELPYQAQGKLLRVLQEREVERLGGTGTKNVDIRIIAATNRDLRTLIQEGKFRQDLYYRLYVFELKIPSLRERHEDILPLAYHFIEHFNNKLGSNVKEIDPKLQDWLIQYEWPGNIREIKAIIERGMNIVDGGTLTLDSLYFTPNFILEVPSCMDNSMSGTLDEVVGNAEKSAIQRALKDSEGDRSLAAQKLKIHVASLYRKIAKYKLK, from the coding sequence ATGGAAAATGTTAAAAACGCAATAAGGAATTGGGGATCAATTGAAGTAGATGAAAATGGAAGAATTATAGGCGCCACTGCTGATTTTTATGAATATTTCATGATGATGCCGACTGATTTGATAGGAAAGTCCATTACGAGAGTCATTCACACTTCTTCCAACTTTTCTTTGAAAGGTCTGGCCCACAAACATGTGTTTTCTGGTGTGATCAGCGGACACTCTTGTTTTATAAGGGTATTTCGACGAGAAGCTGATACCATTTATACCATAATAATCCGCCAGGACGAACTGGAATACAGTGATCTAATGTATTTTGCCAACACTTTGGAGAAGAATAAAGCCAAGAAAAATTCCGTTGTTCAAAGTCGATATAGCTTCGAAGAGATTGTTGGAAAGAGTAAGGAGATAGAGAGGGTAAAAGAGCTGGCCGCCAGAATAGCTACTAGCAGTTCAACAGTACTGCTTACAGGGGAAACGGGAACGGGAAAGGAACTTTTTGCCCAAGCGATCCATAGTTTGAGTACAAGAAAGGCACAGCCTTTTGTGCCGGTAAATTGTGCCGCGATTCCAGATGAATTATTTGAATCGGAGATTTTTGGTTATGAAGCTGGCGCTTTTAGCGGGGCAAAAAAAGAAGGTAAGCCGGGAAAAATAGAATTAGCCCAAAATGGTACGTTGTTTTTAGATGAGATCTCTGAATTGCCCTATCAGGCTCAAGGAAAGCTATTACGAGTTTTACAGGAAAGGGAAGTGGAAAGACTAGGCGGGACAGGGACTAAAAATGTTGATATACGTATTATCGCGGCGACGAACAGGGATTTAAGAACCCTTATTCAAGAAGGGAAATTCCGCCAAGATTTATATTATCGACTTTATGTTTTTGAATTGAAAATTCCTTCTTTAAGGGAGCGGCACGAAGATATTCTTCCTCTGGCATATCATTTCATCGAGCATTTCAATAACAAGTTAGGGTCCAATGTGAAAGAAATTGATCCTAAACTCCAAGATTGGCTTATCCAATATGAATGGCCTGGTAACATCCGTGAAATCAAAGCGATAATCGAAAGAGGAATGAATATCGTAGATGGAGGGACTCTAACTCTGGATTCTTTATATTTTACACCTAATTTCATATTGGAGGTTCCCTCATGTATGGATAATTCTATGTCCGGTACGTTGGATGAAGTTGTAGGCAATGCTGAAAAATCCGCCATTCAGCGAGCATTGAAAGATTCGGAAGGGGATCGTTCTTTAGCAGCTCAAAAGCTGAAAATTCATGTTGCTAGTTTATATAGGAAAATTGCCAAATACAAATTGAAATAG
- a CDS encoding 3-hydroxyanthranilate 3,4-dioxygenase, whose protein sequence is MKGYAQSSKLQARSLNLIKIIEDNKHLLKPPVNNKVLWEDSEFIVMLLGGPNYRRDFHVDPSDELFYQIKGSCYVECINQSGDREVVEVNEGEMFMLPADVPHSPHRVPDTYGIVIERKRAKDELEDFVWFCGNCNHEMHKVTIQLTNIEVQVKEAIEAFNGSKELRTCSECGHVMSENVEAWKCE, encoded by the coding sequence ATGAAAGGATATGCTCAATCTTCAAAATTACAGGCTAGATCATTAAATCTAATAAAAATTATTGAGGACAATAAACATTTATTGAAACCGCCGGTTAATAACAAAGTGCTTTGGGAAGATTCCGAATTCATCGTCATGCTTCTTGGTGGTCCGAATTATCGGCGTGATTTTCATGTAGACCCTTCTGACGAGTTGTTTTATCAGATAAAAGGCTCCTGCTATGTAGAATGCATCAACCAAAGCGGGGACCGTGAAGTAGTGGAGGTGAATGAGGGGGAAATGTTTATGCTGCCAGCTGATGTACCTCATTCTCCTCATCGTGTACCTGATACTTACGGCATTGTCATAGAGCGCAAGCGTGCTAAAGATGAGCTTGAAGATTTTGTTTGGTTTTGCGGGAATTGTAACCATGAGATGCACAAAGTTACGATCCAATTGACGAATATTGAGGTCCAGGTGAAAGAGGCGATCGAGGCTTTCAACGGAAGTAAGGAACTTCGCACCTGTAGTGAATGCGGTCATGTTATGTCAGAAAACGTTGAGGCTTGGAAATGCGAATAG
- a CDS encoding aldehyde dehydrogenase, translating into MQVAKDSINTTKSIDCRHFINGEFLNPDQSKTFDNINPATEEILGWVAEGGKEEVNQAVSAARHALKGPWKSFTDNERSVVLRRIGDLILEKKEELTMLETLDTGKPYSLALEMDIKRSAHNFHFFADYITTLGNESFNQNNIALHYSIRRPVGVVGMINPWNLPLLLLTWKLAPCLAAGNTAVLKPAELTPMTATKLMEICKEAGVPDGVVNLVHGYGVNSAGAALSEHPDVDAITFTGETKTGTAIMKAAAPTLKKISFELGGKNPNIVFSDSNLDEVIETTLKSSFMNQGEVCLCGSRIYVQQGLYDEFLEKMVTRTKKLKVGDPFDSETEVGAVIGKEHYKKVMSYIDLAKEEGAEILTGGRRAGQFENGFFIEPTIIARVTRESRCVREEIFGPVVTVMPFETEEEVLEHANDTHYGLGATIWTNDLRRAHRVASKIEAGIIWVNTWYLRDLRTPFGGMKHSGIGREGGSHSFEFYSELSNVTIKL; encoded by the coding sequence ATGCAAGTTGCAAAAGATAGCATAAATACAACTAAATCAATAGATTGCCGTCACTTTATTAACGGGGAATTCCTGAATCCAGATCAATCCAAGACTTTTGACAATATCAATCCCGCAACGGAAGAAATACTTGGATGGGTTGCAGAAGGAGGAAAAGAGGAGGTGAATCAGGCTGTTTCTGCAGCACGACATGCGCTTAAAGGTCCTTGGAAATCCTTTACCGATAATGAACGCTCTGTGGTTCTAAGGCGAATCGGCGATCTCATTTTGGAAAAGAAAGAAGAACTGACAATGTTGGAAACCCTTGACACAGGGAAACCATATAGCCTTGCACTGGAAATGGATATCAAGCGTTCGGCTCACAATTTCCACTTTTTTGCTGACTATATCACTACACTTGGTAATGAATCCTTCAATCAGAACAACATCGCACTTCATTATTCCATTAGGAGGCCCGTAGGAGTGGTAGGAATGATCAATCCTTGGAACTTACCTTTGCTATTGTTGACATGGAAATTGGCACCATGCCTGGCAGCTGGCAATACAGCTGTTTTGAAACCGGCTGAACTGACGCCGATGACAGCGACAAAGTTAATGGAGATTTGTAAGGAAGCGGGAGTTCCCGATGGAGTTGTCAACCTTGTGCATGGATATGGTGTAAATTCAGCTGGGGCTGCTCTAAGTGAGCATCCGGACGTCGATGCGATAACATTCACTGGAGAAACAAAAACGGGAACGGCGATTATGAAAGCTGCCGCGCCCACGTTGAAAAAAATCTCTTTTGAACTGGGCGGGAAAAATCCGAATATTGTATTTTCAGACTCGAATCTTGATGAAGTAATCGAAACGACATTGAAATCAAGCTTCATGAACCAAGGTGAAGTTTGTTTATGTGGATCAAGAATCTATGTTCAGCAAGGATTGTATGACGAATTCCTTGAAAAGATGGTCACGCGAACAAAAAAACTAAAAGTCGGGGATCCGTTTGATTCCGAAACGGAAGTAGGAGCTGTAATAGGAAAAGAACATTATAAAAAAGTGATGAGTTACATTGACCTGGCGAAAGAAGAAGGAGCGGAAATATTAACTGGAGGAAGAAGAGCCGGACAGTTTGAAAATGGCTTTTTCATCGAACCGACAATTATTGCCAGAGTTACGCGTGAATCCCGTTGTGTACGGGAAGAAATTTTTGGTCCTGTGGTAACGGTCATGCCTTTCGAAACGGAAGAAGAAGTACTGGAGCACGCAAATGATACTCATTACGGACTGGGTGCAACGATCTGGACCAATGATTTAAGGAGAGCGCATCGTGTCGCTTCTAAAATAGAGGCGGGCATTATCTGGGTGAATACCTGGTATTTGCGTGATTTGCGCACACCTTTTGGCGGTATGAAGCACAGTGGCATCGGCCGTGAAGGCGGGTCTCATAGTTTCGAATTTTACAGTGAACTGTCTAACGTCACGATTAAATTATAA
- the dmpG gene encoding 4-hydroxy-2-oxovalerate aldolase — translation MRKDVLVTEVALRDGSHVVAHQFTIDQVKNMTGKLSAAGVPYIEVSHGDGLGGSSLQYGFSKVNDIELVEAAVEAAGQSVISVLLIPGIGTIDQLREAAQVGAKMARVATHVTEADVSKQHLEAAKHLGMEAIGFLMMSHMASPEKLLEQALLMESYGADAVYVVDSAGSFLPQDVKTRIRLLRSKLNIDIGFHAHNNLSLAVANSLIAIEEGANRIDGSIRCLGAGAGNTQTEVLVAVLDKMGIRTEIDLYKMLDLSEEVGNTIMPKPQEITDSSLIMGYSGVYSSFLLHANKAAKKYGVDARDILLELGRQKVVGGQEDTIIEVAEQMAFQKEGTLR, via the coding sequence TTGCGTAAAGATGTATTGGTGACTGAAGTTGCATTGCGGGATGGGAGCCATGTAGTGGCACATCAATTCACCATCGATCAAGTAAAGAACATGACTGGGAAACTCAGTGCTGCAGGTGTCCCTTATATTGAAGTGTCGCATGGAGATGGCCTGGGAGGATCATCTTTGCAATATGGTTTTTCAAAAGTGAATGATATTGAATTGGTGGAAGCCGCTGTTGAAGCTGCAGGCCAATCCGTTATTTCAGTACTTTTAATCCCTGGTATAGGGACGATCGACCAATTAAGGGAAGCTGCTCAAGTTGGGGCGAAAATGGCGCGGGTTGCAACTCACGTAACGGAAGCGGATGTCTCAAAGCAACATTTGGAAGCTGCGAAACATCTCGGTATGGAAGCAATCGGGTTTTTAATGATGTCTCACATGGCATCACCGGAAAAACTTCTTGAACAAGCCCTTCTAATGGAATCCTATGGAGCGGATGCTGTGTATGTTGTTGATTCCGCAGGATCTTTTTTGCCCCAAGATGTGAAGACGCGGATCCGGTTATTAAGATCAAAGCTGAATATCGATATTGGTTTTCATGCTCACAATAACTTATCGCTGGCTGTGGCAAATTCGCTTATTGCAATTGAAGAAGGGGCGAATAGAATCGATGGCAGCATTCGCTGTCTCGGTGCAGGGGCTGGTAATACCCAGACAGAAGTGCTAGTTGCCGTTCTGGATAAGATGGGTATCCGTACCGAAATTGACTTATATAAAATGCTCGATCTTTCGGAGGAAGTTGGAAATACAATCATGCCCAAGCCCCAGGAAATAACAGACTCTAGTTTAATCATGGGTTATAGTGGCGTGTACTCCAGCTTTTTATTGCATGCAAATAAAGCGGCGAAAAAGTATGGAGTTGATGCCCGGGATATTTTGCTGGAGCTTGGTCGGCAAAAAGTGGTTGGCGGTCAGGAAGATACCATAATTGAAGTAGCTGAGCAAATGGCGTTTCAGAAAGAAGGGACTTTAAGATGA
- a CDS encoding acetaldehyde dehydrogenase (acetylating), translated as MKKLKVGIIGSGNIGTDLMMKIHRSDVLEMSVMIGIDTESEGLKKARMHGHHVIEKGLDGFLERPELADILFDATSAKAHVFHCKALKKMNKKLIDLTPAAIGPFIVPSVNLKENLNEAVVNMITCGGQATIPIVHAISQVAQVEYAEIIATISSRSAGPGTRANIDEFTQTTARALEQVGGAKKGKAIILLNPAEPPLIMRDTIHCLLQSDSYDVKEITTSINKMAEKVSEYVPGYRLKTEAICDGKQITVFLEVKGLGDFLPVYAGNLDIMTASAVKVGEEIAKSQFEQFV; from the coding sequence TTGAAAAAACTAAAAGTAGGCATTATTGGATCAGGGAATATCGGCACGGACTTAATGATGAAAATTCATCGGTCGGATGTTCTCGAAATGTCGGTAATGATTGGTATTGACACGGAATCAGAGGGTTTGAAGAAGGCCAGGATGCACGGACATCATGTCATTGAAAAGGGCCTGGATGGTTTTTTGGAAAGGCCGGAGCTTGCAGACATTTTATTCGATGCCACATCTGCGAAGGCGCATGTTTTTCACTGCAAAGCCTTGAAAAAGATGAACAAGAAGCTGATAGACTTGACGCCTGCCGCAATCGGACCGTTTATCGTTCCTTCCGTGAACTTAAAAGAAAATTTGAATGAGGCGGTTGTTAACATGATTACATGCGGCGGTCAGGCGACAATCCCCATCGTTCATGCGATCAGTCAAGTGGCACAGGTCGAATATGCCGAAATAATAGCGACAATTTCCAGCAGGAGTGCCGGTCCCGGAACCCGTGCCAATATTGATGAATTCACCCAAACAACTGCAAGGGCCCTGGAACAGGTGGGTGGAGCGAAAAAAGGAAAAGCTATCATTCTGCTAAATCCGGCCGAACCGCCACTCATCATGAGGGATACCATTCATTGTCTGCTTCAATCGGATTCTTATGATGTGAAGGAAATAACAACGTCCATAAATAAGATGGCGGAAAAAGTATCTGAATATGTTCCAGGGTACCGCTTGAAGACCGAGGCGATATGTGATGGGAAACAAATAACGGTCTTTCTTGAAGTGAAAGGATTAGGGGACTTTCTTCCCGTATATGCCGGTAATTTAGATATAATGACGGCTTCAGCAGTAAAAGTAGGGGAAGAGATCGCTAAAAGCCAATTCGAACAATTTGTTTGA
- a CDS encoding amidohydrolase family protein has translation MEMRIDFHTHILPLDLPDLTGKFGQGRWPVLEQKCSCGADIMVSGKLFRKVTDQVWDPEKRIQDMDAEGVDMQVLSPVPVTFSYWAPIDQALYMSQFQNDFISGTVNRHPDRFIGLGTVPLQDLKVAIREMERCKFELGMAGIEIGTNVNGENLDSPFLLEFFQMAEKWNVPLFIHPWETMAKDRTERHNLMYTVAMPSETALAAASILWSGIMEKFPDLKICFAHGGGSFPYILPRIDQGWEVWPDLRKTSMPPSHYAQKFYFDSLNYDTRNIQYLIDRFGYKKVLMGSDYSFLLREKPPGQVIDDTLNLSDEVKANLLGRNALRFLNLESRGENHGKTGKSTRTSP, from the coding sequence TTGGAAATGCGAATAGATTTTCATACACATATTCTTCCGCTGGACCTGCCAGACTTAACCGGTAAATTTGGTCAGGGGCGCTGGCCAGTGCTAGAGCAGAAATGCTCTTGCGGGGCGGATATCATGGTAAGCGGAAAACTGTTCAGGAAAGTGACTGACCAGGTATGGGACCCTGAAAAACGCATTCAGGATATGGATGCGGAGGGAGTCGATATGCAGGTGCTCTCACCGGTGCCAGTGACATTTTCATACTGGGCGCCAATTGATCAGGCGCTATACATGTCCCAGTTCCAGAATGATTTCATTTCTGGGACTGTGAACAGGCATCCTGACAGGTTCATCGGTCTCGGTACTGTACCTCTTCAGGATTTGAAAGTGGCAATCAGGGAAATGGAACGCTGTAAGTTTGAGCTTGGTATGGCGGGAATCGAAATCGGTACTAACGTAAATGGAGAAAATCTGGATTCTCCTTTTTTATTGGAATTCTTCCAAATGGCTGAAAAGTGGAATGTCCCACTGTTTATACACCCATGGGAAACAATGGCAAAAGACCGAACGGAACGGCATAACCTCATGTATACAGTGGCGATGCCGAGTGAAACGGCATTGGCGGCAGCAAGCATTTTATGGAGTGGCATCATGGAAAAGTTCCCGGATCTGAAAATCTGTTTTGCACATGGCGGGGGCTCATTTCCATATATTTTACCTCGGATCGATCAGGGATGGGAAGTATGGCCTGATTTAAGAAAAACATCAATGCCGCCAAGCCACTATGCACAAAAGTTTTATTTCGATTCACTGAACTATGATACCCGGAATATTCAGTATCTGATTGACCGTTTTGGATATAAGAAAGTGCTGATGGGTTCCGACTATTCATTTTTATTGAGAGAAAAGCCCCCAGGTCAAGTAATTGATGACACTCTAAATCTATCAGATGAAGTGAAAGCGAATCTTTTAGGGAGAAATGCACTGAGGTTTTTAAATTTGGAATCACGAGGGGAGAATCATGGGAAAACAGGTAAAAGCACCAGAACAAGTCCTTGA
- a CDS encoding MaoC/PaaZ C-terminal domain-containing protein, whose translation MSLTITDLSIGQVASIQRTFNESDVKLCNELTKDYSPIYQVNKEAWKSNFSKPVVPGLLTEGLITQVISEKLPGSACILLQKELVFYHPVHIGDMISAELEVIDINLNREWVTLKVTCFNQAGIEVIKGQVVIFVLSNQGIR comes from the coding sequence ATGAGTTTAACAATCACTGATTTGTCCATCGGCCAGGTTGCTAGTATACAACGTACATTTAATGAATCTGACGTAAAATTATGTAATGAATTAACAAAAGATTACAGTCCGATTTATCAAGTGAATAAAGAAGCATGGAAAAGTAATTTCAGCAAGCCGGTTGTACCTGGTTTGTTAACGGAAGGCCTTATCACTCAAGTGATCAGTGAAAAACTCCCGGGTAGTGCCTGTATACTTTTACAAAAGGAATTGGTCTTTTATCATCCAGTACATATAGGCGATATGATTTCAGCGGAACTGGAGGTCATTGATATTAATTTGAATAGAGAGTGGGTTACGCTAAAGGTGACTTGCTTTAATCAGGCAGGAATTGAAGTCATTAAGGGTCAAGTTGTAATTTTTGTTTTAAGTAATCAAGGTATTAGGTGA